The Silvanigrella paludirubra genome includes a window with the following:
- the mutS gene encoding DNA mismatch repair protein MutS, producing MTNVETTNNESDSLITQWLSQGKELPPHLKPALERLSKEHCSGISIKQLDSPMMKQFRSAKEEIPDAMLFFRMGDFYELFGIDAIIASDICGLTLTSRDKSSVNPVPMAGVPVVGYKNALKKCVQSGFKVAVCDQIEDPRQAKGIVKREITRIATPAVPGDLDEDDSNNETKFGCYLASVIENKKLFTLSYVDASTGEFRITYNLNETLLAEEIATVSPRELLVPQNIHEKISTILKTIQQRNIATINSIENWIMRSDSSCKELFCEFFHEKDFHRFGLTNIPSSLQAICSILQYLKTTQKSVLKNIQNIKKYELSTHLIVDEGTKRHLDFFFTSSGEKKGSLFHFLNKCTTATGSRHLLHRLKYPFKNKEDVELSLKKVHEIINTPNLIQELIENLRNTADIDRLLSKAAQRNLDARGMAWLRQTLIHLPYIKKILEDKKTTPTFNAIFSNSEIIKSIEPLTELLIKALAEEPAAVIGKGGIIFKEGYSKELDEAISLTTNFNQMLADLEKLEKERSQIPTLKIGYTGAFGYYFEISKGKVLQAPKHFIRKQTLTNCERYITPELKELEEKSLSASDNRIILEKEILESLRIKILEFSSYLCEASNLIAEIDLSVTFANLALQFNWCKPTISEQNLTKLTNSTHPILSTLSSNMEPFIANNITIGCENEGHLKNPIIHLITGPNMAGKSTIMRQVAITQVLCQMGSFVPATSALIGMTDRIFTRIGSADNALKNQSTFMVEMLETSNMLRFATEKSLLLLDEIGRGTSTFDGLSLAWAILESLHDDVKARTLFSTHYHELQKVVSEKTNIIPMHMQVSENIIKNNHLEVKKEIKFTRIYKEGGSGKSYGLHVAELAGIPEKIIHRAESVLQSLETPSHEIIQKDNSAPIQTIQSPNEEKNLPHNETVAVENKNSKLTNFITKIDPNSISPREALDILYSLKSFVNKNNEEEISLKNQEFHKVVHKSQNASKKNKEQLLTKEQTLF from the coding sequence ATGACAAATGTTGAAACTACAAATAATGAATCTGACTCTCTCATCACCCAATGGTTATCTCAAGGCAAAGAGCTTCCTCCTCATTTAAAACCAGCTTTAGAACGATTGAGCAAAGAGCATTGTTCAGGCATTTCAATAAAACAGCTAGACTCACCCATGATGAAACAATTTCGCAGCGCTAAAGAAGAAATTCCTGATGCTATGCTTTTTTTTAGAATGGGAGATTTTTATGAGCTCTTTGGTATTGACGCCATAATAGCATCTGATATTTGTGGATTAACATTAACATCAAGGGATAAATCGAGTGTTAATCCCGTACCAATGGCTGGAGTGCCCGTTGTTGGTTATAAAAATGCTTTAAAAAAATGTGTTCAATCTGGATTTAAGGTTGCGGTATGCGATCAAATAGAAGACCCAAGGCAAGCAAAAGGAATCGTAAAAAGAGAAATTACTCGAATAGCAACACCTGCTGTTCCTGGCGATCTTGACGAAGATGACTCCAATAACGAAACAAAATTTGGTTGTTACCTTGCAAGCGTAATTGAAAATAAAAAACTTTTTACCTTATCTTATGTTGATGCATCTACAGGTGAATTCCGCATAACCTATAATCTAAATGAAACTTTACTTGCTGAAGAAATTGCGACTGTATCACCACGCGAATTATTGGTCCCACAAAATATTCATGAAAAAATAAGTACCATTTTAAAAACTATTCAACAAAGAAACATAGCGACAATAAATTCAATTGAAAATTGGATTATGCGATCTGATTCATCTTGCAAAGAATTATTTTGTGAGTTTTTTCATGAGAAAGATTTTCATCGTTTTGGTTTAACTAATATTCCAAGCAGCCTTCAAGCTATTTGCTCTATCCTGCAATATTTAAAAACCACCCAAAAAAGCGTTTTAAAAAATATTCAAAATATTAAAAAATACGAACTTTCTACTCATTTAATTGTCGATGAAGGCACCAAAAGGCATTTGGACTTTTTCTTTACATCTTCTGGTGAAAAAAAAGGGAGTCTTTTTCACTTTTTAAATAAATGCACCACAGCGACTGGTAGCAGGCATTTATTACACCGTTTAAAATATCCTTTTAAAAACAAAGAAGATGTCGAGTTATCTCTAAAAAAAGTACATGAAATTATAAATACACCAAATTTAATTCAAGAATTGATCGAAAACTTAAGAAACACAGCTGATATTGATCGTTTATTATCAAAAGCAGCACAACGTAACTTAGACGCAAGAGGAATGGCTTGGTTAAGACAAACTTTAATTCATCTTCCCTACATAAAAAAAATTCTTGAAGATAAAAAAACAACACCCACTTTTAATGCCATTTTTTCGAATAGTGAAATAATAAAATCTATAGAACCCCTTACTGAATTATTAATAAAAGCACTTGCCGAGGAACCTGCTGCTGTCATTGGCAAAGGGGGTATCATTTTCAAAGAGGGGTATTCAAAAGAATTAGACGAAGCCATATCTTTAACAACTAATTTTAATCAAATGCTTGCGGATCTTGAAAAACTAGAAAAAGAACGTTCTCAAATTCCAACATTAAAAATTGGGTATACAGGAGCATTTGGGTATTATTTTGAAATTTCAAAAGGAAAAGTTTTACAAGCTCCAAAACACTTTATCCGCAAACAAACCCTTACAAATTGTGAGAGATATATCACCCCAGAGTTAAAAGAACTAGAAGAAAAATCTTTGTCAGCTAGTGACAATCGTATTATTTTAGAAAAAGAAATTTTAGAGAGTTTAAGAATTAAAATTTTGGAATTTTCTAGTTATCTTTGCGAAGCTTCAAATTTAATAGCTGAAATTGATCTTTCCGTTACTTTTGCAAATTTAGCTTTGCAATTTAATTGGTGTAAACCAACTATATCAGAACAAAATTTAACTAAATTAACAAACTCGACTCATCCTATTTTATCGACCTTATCTAGCAATATGGAACCTTTTATAGCTAATAATATTACAATTGGCTGCGAAAATGAGGGGCATTTAAAAAATCCTATTATCCATTTAATCACGGGCCCCAACATGGCAGGTAAAAGCACCATCATGCGGCAAGTAGCCATAACGCAGGTATTATGCCAAATGGGTTCCTTTGTACCAGCAACAAGCGCTTTAATAGGTATGACAGATAGAATTTTCACAAGAATTGGTTCTGCTGATAATGCCTTAAAAAACCAATCTACTTTTATGGTAGAAATGCTTGAAACTTCAAATATGCTTCGTTTTGCCACAGAAAAAAGCCTGCTTCTTTTAGATGAAATAGGCCGCGGGACCTCTACATTTGATGGCCTATCCCTGGCTTGGGCTATATTAGAAAGTCTTCACGATGATGTAAAAGCACGAACACTTTTTTCAACCCATTATCATGAATTACAAAAAGTCGTCTCTGAAAAAACAAACATCATCCCTATGCATATGCAAGTGTCTGAAAACATAATAAAAAATAACCATTTAGAAGTTAAAAAAGAAATTAAATTTACAAGAATTTATAAAGAAGGAGGGTCAGGAAAGAGCTATGGCCTACATGTAGCTGAATTAGCTGGCATACCAGAAAAAATCATCCATAGAGCGGAATCTGTTTTACAATCACTAGAAACCCCCTCACATGAGATCATTCAAAAGGATAATTCCGCGCCAATACAAACGATCCAAAGCCCTAATGAAGAAAAAAATCTTCCGCACAATGAAACCGTTGCGGTTGAAAACAAAAACTCAAAACTAACTAATTTTATTACAAAAATTGACCCCAATTCCATTTCTCCAAGGGAAGCTCTCGATATCCTTTATTCCTTAAAATCATTCGTAAATAAAAATAACGAGGAAGAAATAAGCCTAAAAAACCAAGAGTTTCATAAAGTAGTCCATAAATCGCAAAATGCCTCAAAAAAAAATAAAGAACAATTACTCACAAAAGAACAAACCCTCTTTTAA
- a CDS encoding sigma 54-interacting transcriptional regulator encodes MNGSYALMGSSAIIRHVQHLVYKVAETNSAVLITGEPGTGKDAIAKIIHERSPRNKGSLIPVKCGTGNEESLELDLFGYEVGYFQGNTQARPGYFVEADGGTLYIDEVGKLTTKLQLSLLKAMNEGVIKSFGAKTETPINVRVICSTSVDLEHLVKRGVFLEDLFYKLSTSSIYLPPIRERREDIPILAEFFVQKFNQLKSKKILGISHDAMNALLQNSWTHNTQELENLIERIVVLKNSGSIDICDLPPRLRNLVTDNIDAFYDRTTQAQQNLSSLSMSNQNSYHNLSQPNINQYSKMSHQNIQSHGNYNQQIAKENNLQNNHSSTLSKSQNNSSIMNNNYSQLNSNQQNYNPNFSQSQSGNQVHNQINRPSMFEDLPSEIDQFIKKEIDLGSGIDFYRVVEEFENRLISEALRRTNHNKNRAAQLLSMNRTTLVEKLKKRATSSPIKNETGRVKRNSAFTIFDGLGNENPDFEAIDFVNISTEDSP; translated from the coding sequence GTGAACGGATCTTATGCGCTTATGGGTTCAAGTGCCATTATTCGGCATGTTCAACATCTGGTATATAAAGTCGCTGAAACAAATTCTGCGGTTTTAATAACAGGTGAACCAGGGACAGGGAAAGATGCGATTGCTAAAATAATTCATGAAAGATCTCCTCGAAATAAAGGGAGTCTTATTCCAGTAAAATGTGGAACGGGAAATGAAGAAAGTTTAGAATTGGATCTATTTGGTTATGAAGTAGGCTATTTTCAAGGTAACACTCAAGCACGACCTGGTTATTTTGTAGAAGCTGATGGTGGTACTCTTTATATTGATGAAGTTGGTAAATTAACAACTAAACTTCAGTTGTCTTTATTAAAAGCAATGAACGAAGGTGTGATTAAAAGTTTTGGAGCTAAAACGGAAACTCCGATTAATGTTAGAGTGATTTGTTCCACTTCTGTCGATTTAGAGCATTTGGTAAAAAGAGGCGTGTTTTTAGAAGATTTATTTTATAAACTTTCAACCTCTTCTATTTATCTTCCTCCAATTAGAGAAAGAAGGGAAGATATTCCTATTTTAGCTGAATTTTTTGTTCAAAAATTCAATCAACTAAAATCCAAAAAAATTCTCGGTATTTCGCATGATGCTATGAATGCTCTTTTGCAAAATTCATGGACACATAATACGCAAGAACTAGAAAACTTAATTGAGCGCATTGTTGTTTTAAAAAATTCAGGAAGTATTGATATTTGTGACCTACCACCACGATTAAGAAATTTAGTAACAGATAATATTGATGCATTTTATGATAGAACTACTCAAGCTCAACAAAATTTATCTTCATTATCTATGAGTAATCAAAACTCATACCATAATTTATCACAGCCGAATATAAATCAATATTCTAAAATGTCTCATCAAAATATTCAATCTCACGGAAATTATAATCAACAAATTGCTAAAGAAAATAATTTACAGAATAATCATAGCTCAACTCTTTCTAAGAGCCAAAATAATTCATCCATAATGAATAATAATTATTCGCAATTAAATTCAAATCAGCAAAATTATAATCCGAATTTTTCTCAATCTCAATCTGGAAATCAGGTTCATAATCAAATTAATAGACCTTCTATGTTTGAAGACCTTCCTAGTGAAATTGATCAATTTATCAAAAAAGAAATTGATTTAGGATCGGGAATTGATTTTTATAGAGTAGTAGAGGAATTTGAAAATAGATTAATTTCTGAAGCTTTAAGAAGAACTAATCATAATAAAAATAGAGCAGCTCAATTGCTTTCTATGAATAGAACAACATTAGTAGAAAAGTTAAAAAAGAGAGCCACTTCTTCACCTATTAAAAATGAAACAGGCAGGGTAAAGAGAAATTCTGCTTTTACAATTTTTGATGGATTAGGAAATGAAAACCCTGATTTTGAAGCAATAGATTTCGTAAATATATCAACAGAAGATAGCCCTTAA
- the rpsR gene encoding 30S ribosomal protein S18, translated as MAVSTGKKKRRYSRPKRTLDPQITFDYKDTQLLRRFVTEHGKIVPRRISGASAQQQRALTLAVKRARTMAILSYGQGSDSR; from the coding sequence ATGGCAGTATCCACAGGTAAAAAAAAGCGTCGCTATTCTAGACCAAAACGCACGCTAGATCCTCAAATCACTTTTGATTATAAAGACACACAACTTCTTCGTCGTTTTGTTACAGAACACGGCAAAATTGTTCCTCGTCGTATTAGCGGTGCAAGCGCACAACAACAACGTGCTCTTACATTAGCTGTAAAACGCGCACGTACTATGGCTATTTTAAGCTACGGACAAGGAAGTGACTCTCGCTAA
- a CDS encoding YbhB/YbcL family Raf kinase inhibitor-like protein, with translation MKKLLISAISLLFTSTISAQEFSAKVNQISSDGFVSTFKSFPNELILNGLDCKGGNISPEISWKGAPKETKSFAISLYDASAPTDSGFWHWVVFNIPSNVNTIKKGASKNIQLLPKGAIESRTDFIKDINGVYGYGGPCPSVGDKPHNYVFKVTALKDYIPLDKDATPAFISYYVGQLKLAESKIIVPFSR, from the coding sequence ATGAAAAAATTATTAATTTCAGCAATTTCATTGTTGTTTACTTCTACAATTTCTGCGCAAGAATTTTCTGCTAAAGTAAACCAAATTTCTTCAGATGGCTTTGTTTCAACATTTAAATCTTTTCCAAATGAATTAATATTAAACGGATTAGATTGTAAAGGAGGGAATATATCTCCAGAAATTTCATGGAAAGGAGCACCGAAGGAAACAAAATCTTTTGCTATATCTTTATATGATGCAAGTGCTCCAACAGATAGTGGATTTTGGCACTGGGTTGTATTTAATATTCCTTCAAATGTAAATACTATTAAAAAAGGTGCTAGTAAAAACATTCAATTGCTTCCAAAAGGTGCAATTGAAAGTAGAACTGATTTTATTAAAGATATTAATGGAGTCTATGGATATGGTGGTCCCTGTCCAAGTGTAGGAGACAAGCCTCATAATTATGTATTTAAAGTAACTGCATTAAAAGACTATATTCCACTTGATAAAGACGCTACTCCTGCTTTTATATCTTATTATGTTGGTCAATTAAAATTAGCAGAATCAAAAATTATTGTTCCATTTTCAAGATAA
- a CDS encoding glycine betaine ABC transporter substrate-binding protein: protein MYRKEKITSVNLGYISLSFHYISALIVKEIIEKYGVKVNLVTAPHEELFIKQKNGEIDFLVSAWLPSSHEIYLEPYLDKILKLGKLYDPFCVWAVPDYIPKNKVNSVEDLLKKDVIEIMNKNIQGINKGAGITRFSLNMMKEYSLEQNGYQFNTGALNSFADNARNLYQNKSWFVIPLWKPQYLNKELNLRVLNEPKKLLGGIDLSQIILLKNTAKHLPKELLEELNQLIIGNEKMSLLDYKIEVEKKDPIQIAKDYINNRD from the coding sequence ATGTATCGTAAAGAAAAAATAACGAGTGTTAATTTGGGTTATATATCTTTATCTTTTCATTATATATCTGCTTTAATAGTAAAAGAAATTATAGAAAAATATGGTGTAAAAGTTAATTTGGTTACAGCTCCTCATGAAGAACTTTTTATAAAACAAAAAAATGGTGAAATTGATTTTCTTGTTTCTGCTTGGCTACCAAGTAGTCACGAAATATATTTAGAACCTTATTTGGATAAGATTCTAAAATTAGGAAAACTTTATGATCCATTCTGTGTTTGGGCTGTACCTGACTATATTCCAAAAAATAAAGTCAACTCAGTTGAAGATTTATTAAAAAAAGATGTAATCGAAATCATGAATAAGAATATTCAAGGAATTAATAAAGGTGCAGGAATAACAAGATTTTCCTTAAATATGATGAAAGAATATTCATTAGAACAAAATGGGTATCAATTTAATACAGGCGCCTTAAATAGCTTTGCAGATAATGCAAGGAATTTATATCAAAATAAATCTTGGTTTGTTATTCCTTTGTGGAAGCCTCAATATCTAAATAAAGAGTTGAATTTAAGGGTTTTAAATGAACCCAAAAAATTGCTTGGTGGTATTGATTTATCACAAATTATTTTATTAAAAAATACAGCTAAACATTTACCAAAAGAATTATTAGAAGAATTAAATCAATTAATAATAGGGAATGAAAAAATGAGTTTATTGGATTATAAGATTGAAGTTGAAAAAAAAGATCCAATACAAATAGCAAAAGACTACATTAACAATCGTGATTAG
- a CDS encoding methyl-accepting chemotaxis protein: protein MEEIRFKPTIFVLIAIIGAVAIAATGFLSTDWMLTTAVSVVLFLLSYVWFFSVRKRIDEILTHDLDKIANDAARAIREELESSSQGGGDRSSHEKDKNLELKEKELLTKEKELALREKEISSREKEIQKNKDDLDSKKKSFEQASSIPSITSAPSSRSKDAATKEELLQREIIALRHQLLHMEEVNNTRLSTLQHEFQSKNVQAQKNMEFWKSSAESMNKKLQDQKREFDSLAKSLESRAVLAEERGLDQQNKLARLQLDASQKELGVSEQVQRLEEIISLVPEMTNQLHNVTHQTERSAIEIGDKVRFIYEKAQEHLEESNEISAQFRGGKGNNSNTSLSEVIQSSLSLLREMIEMLEHNSKLNMDYSQAIDTILVNTAEINKISDEIQYISDQTNLLALNAAIEAARAGEHGRGFSVVAEEVRKLSDRTSLASNNIIQIVGKVNSSVRDISRSLLENLKKNTEKKTHVDHAVNELVRTAEESTEVFTKLISNAVASSESVAKNIDQIILSLQFQDITKQQIDQALQPLDKIKINIEELLNKALQNDALALKAAHQHGGGGSNEGGTSGGGGGSSGGGTPPPSSPAGTPPQSTPPSSAPPKASAPPKAPAAAPQKPAESSAGSAPAADDESLVKGDVVFF, encoded by the coding sequence ATGGAAGAAATCCGATTTAAACCAACAATATTTGTATTAATTGCTATTATTGGCGCTGTTGCAATTGCTGCAACTGGGTTTTTATCAACTGATTGGATGTTAACAACAGCGGTTAGTGTTGTTTTATTTTTATTATCTTATGTCTGGTTTTTCTCAGTAAGGAAACGAATTGATGAAATACTAACACATGATCTTGATAAAATTGCTAATGATGCAGCAAGAGCTATACGTGAGGAATTAGAATCATCTTCCCAAGGTGGTGGCGATAGATCTTCACATGAAAAAGATAAAAATCTTGAGTTAAAAGAAAAAGAGTTATTAACAAAAGAAAAAGAATTGGCTCTAAGAGAAAAAGAAATTTCTTCTCGTGAAAAAGAAATACAAAAAAATAAAGATGATTTGGATTCTAAGAAGAAATCTTTTGAACAAGCATCATCAATTCCTTCTATTACTTCTGCGCCATCATCTAGATCAAAAGATGCAGCAACAAAAGAAGAATTATTACAAAGAGAAATTATTGCACTCAGGCATCAACTATTACATATGGAAGAAGTTAACAATACAAGATTGTCTACTTTGCAACATGAATTTCAATCTAAAAATGTTCAAGCGCAAAAAAATATGGAGTTTTGGAAATCAAGCGCTGAGAGCATGAATAAAAAACTCCAAGATCAAAAACGTGAATTTGATTCTTTAGCTAAATCTCTAGAAAGTAGAGCTGTTCTAGCAGAAGAAAGAGGTCTTGATCAACAAAATAAATTAGCAAGACTTCAATTAGATGCATCTCAAAAAGAACTTGGTGTGAGCGAACAGGTGCAACGTTTAGAAGAAATTATATCCTTAGTACCTGAAATGACAAATCAGCTTCATAACGTAACTCATCAAACGGAAAGAAGTGCTATAGAAATTGGGGATAAAGTAAGATTTATTTATGAAAAAGCACAAGAACACTTAGAAGAATCTAATGAAATATCCGCACAGTTTAGGGGTGGAAAAGGTAACAATAGTAATACATCTTTAAGTGAAGTGATTCAAAGTAGTTTATCCTTGTTACGTGAAATGATTGAAATGTTAGAGCATAACTCAAAATTAAATATGGATTATTCTCAGGCAATTGATACCATTCTCGTAAATACAGCAGAAATTAATAAAATTAGTGATGAAATTCAATACATCTCTGACCAAACAAACTTACTAGCTCTGAACGCGGCAATTGAAGCGGCGAGAGCGGGCGAGCATGGTCGTGGTTTCTCAGTGGTTGCAGAAGAAGTTCGTAAGCTTTCAGATAGAACAAGTCTTGCAAGTAACAACATTATTCAAATTGTTGGAAAAGTGAACTCTAGTGTGAGAGATATTAGTAGAAGTTTATTAGAAAACTTAAAGAAAAATACAGAGAAAAAGACGCATGTGGATCATGCTGTGAATGAACTTGTTCGCACTGCTGAAGAAAGTACGGAGGTGTTTACTAAATTAATTTCAAATGCAGTAGCAAGTTCTGAAAGTGTTGCAAAGAACATTGATCAAATTATATTAAGCTTACAATTCCAAGACATAACGAAACAACAGATCGATCAGGCACTACAGCCTCTTGATAAAATCAAAATTAATATAGAAGAACTTTTAAATAAAGCGCTTCAAAATGATGCTCTTGCTTTAAAAGCAGCTCATCAACACGGAGGTGGCGGATCTAACGAAGGTGGTACAAGTGGAGGTGGGGGTGGATCATCTGGTGGAGGAACTCCACCCCCTTCATCGCCTGCAGGAACACCTCCACAATCAACACCTCCTTCAAGCGCTCCTCCCAAAGCAAGCGCACCGCCCAAAGCACCTGCTGCAGCGCCTCAAAAACCAGCAGAATCATCGGCGGGTAGCGCACCAGCTGCCGATGATGAGTCTCTCGTAAAAGGAGATGTGGTCTTTTTCTAA
- a CDS encoding RCC1 domain-containing protein: MKKSNYFWFFILLNFFLTNSCSDLSDLADPGKKDDPLSLFSFSSLQDLANQALVSGTVPQYSTFGNKSGLITVGDASGCVVMSYGKLKCWGQNDNAQLGDGSTSNNANPHLATSVNPSSISDIIVAVVSGRTSTCAYYYSGFKCWGNQTNGVLGNGVTTSYATTPQNVTNATGVVIKAIQLNDGYSCMMSSSGVITCWGLNTSGQLGNGTTTSSTTGVNVSLGGTASTFVSHNNDGCAILASNILKCWGQDFGSTPVTITTSGTPQFLGGGTLYSPFFTCVVLTNSTVQCFGNNGNPNGEFGNGTTGSSSSTTAVTVLNNSTGQPLSGVNMVGTGDSGTANGHGFACAVVDDFTSVYCWGSNSYGNFGNATTTNSTKATKVNKTWPNSNIIDIAVSDGRACILLKNNDVWCWGGGYYNKGELGNGSLTGNSNVAIKILNRTDP; this comes from the coding sequence ATGAAAAAATCAAATTACTTTTGGTTTTTTATATTATTAAATTTTTTTTTAACGAATAGCTGTTCTGATCTATCTGACTTAGCAGACCCTGGTAAAAAAGATGATCCTTTAAGTTTATTTAGTTTTTCTTCGCTTCAAGACCTTGCGAATCAGGCTTTAGTATCAGGGACTGTTCCACAATATTCTACATTTGGAAATAAAAGTGGTCTGATAACTGTAGGTGATGCAAGCGGCTGTGTTGTGATGTCTTATGGAAAATTAAAATGTTGGGGTCAAAATGATAATGCGCAATTAGGAGACGGCTCAACTTCAAATAATGCAAACCCACATTTAGCGACAAGTGTAAATCCAAGCTCAATTAGCGATATTATTGTTGCTGTCGTTTCGGGAAGAACTTCCACTTGTGCCTATTATTACTCTGGATTTAAATGTTGGGGAAATCAAACGAATGGCGTTTTAGGTAATGGTGTTACGACAAGTTATGCAACAACTCCTCAAAATGTAACAAATGCTACAGGTGTAGTAATAAAAGCGATTCAATTAAATGATGGGTATTCTTGTATGATGAGTTCATCAGGAGTCATCACTTGTTGGGGATTAAATACAAGTGGTCAATTAGGTAACGGAACAACAACGTCTTCTACCACTGGAGTGAATGTTTCTTTAGGGGGAACAGCAAGCACTTTTGTTTCTCATAATAATGATGGCTGCGCTATTTTAGCCTCGAATATTTTAAAATGCTGGGGACAGGATTTTGGGAGTACACCTGTAACTATTACAACAAGTGGTACTCCACAGTTTTTGGGTGGTGGAACTCTTTATTCTCCTTTTTTTACTTGTGTCGTTCTTACGAATTCTACAGTTCAATGTTTTGGTAATAATGGAAATCCAAATGGAGAATTTGGAAATGGGACAACAGGTTCTTCTTCAAGTACCACAGCTGTTACTGTATTAAATAATTCTACAGGACAGCCATTAAGTGGCGTTAATATGGTAGGCACTGGAGACTCTGGGACTGCTAATGGCCATGGATTCGCTTGTGCCGTCGTTGATGATTTTACAAGCGTGTATTGTTGGGGAAGCAATAGTTATGGCAATTTTGGAAATGCAACAACAACAAATTCAACTAAAGCCACTAAAGTAAACAAAACTTGGCCGAATTCCAATATTATTGATATTGCTGTTTCCGACGGAAGAGCATGTATTTTATTAAAAAATAATGATGTTTGGTGTTGGGGTGGTGGTTATTATAATAAGGGTGAGCTTGGAAATGGAAGTTTAACGGGAAATTCAAATGTTGCTATTAAAATATTAAACCGTACTGATCCTTGA